A genome region from Manis javanica isolate MJ-LG chromosome 3, MJ_LKY, whole genome shotgun sequence includes the following:
- the ANAPC13 gene encoding anaphase-promoting complex subunit 13 has protein sequence MDSEVQRDGRILDLIDDAWREDKLPYEDVAIPLNELPEPEQDNGGTTESVKEQEMKWTDLALQYLHENVPPIGN, from the exons ATGGACAGTGAGGTACAGAGAGATGGGAGGATCTTGGATCTCATTGACGATGCTTGGCGAGAAGACAAACTGCCTTATGAAGATGTTGCAATACCACTG AATGAGCTTCCTGAGCCTGAACAGGACAATGGTGGTACCACAGAGTCTGTTAAAGAACAAGAAATGAAGTGGACTGACTTAGCCTTACAGTACCTCCATGAGAACGTTCCCCCCATTGGAAACTGA